A genomic segment from Saimiri boliviensis isolate mSaiBol1 chromosome 14, mSaiBol1.pri, whole genome shotgun sequence encodes:
- the LOC101053208 gene encoding LOW QUALITY PROTEIN: leukocyte immunoglobulin-like receptor subfamily A member 3 (The sequence of the model RefSeq protein was modified relative to this genomic sequence to represent the inferred CDS: inserted 1 base in 1 codon), which yields MAMHRGLIHPQSRAVGGDAMTPILMVLIYVGLSLGPRTHVQAGTVPKPTLWAEPGSVITQGSPVTLRCQGSLEAQEYRLYREKKAATWIRQIPQELVKKGQFPIQSIAGEHTGQYRCRYNGRTNWSEPSDPLELVMTGLYRKPTLSALPSPVVTPGGNVTLQCGSLVAFDGFALHNQGEDEHPQRLNSQPHARWSSQAVYSVGPVSPSRRWTYRCYGYYSHSPYVWSSPSDVLELLVPGVSEKPSLSVQPGPVVAPGETLTLQCGSDVGYDRFALFKDWGPDLLQRPGRQLQAGLSQANFTLSSVSHSHGGQYRCSGAHNLSSEWSAPSDPLDILIAGQIPDTPSLSVQPGRMVASGEDVTLLCQSQWWMDTFLLTKEGAADAPQRLRSRNESDKYQAEFPMSPVTSVHAGTYRCYGSYSSIPYLLSHPSEPLELVVSGAAETLSPSQNKSDSKDASQPQDYKVGNLIRMGMAGLVLVILGILLFEAQHSQRXPPGCSPEVNSREDSAAFRVLEPWEQI from the exons ATGGCCATG CACCGAGGGCTCATCCATCCGCAGAGCAGGGCAGTGGGAGGAGACGCCATGACCCCCATCCTCATGGTCCTGATCTATGTCG GGCTGAGTCTGGGCCCCAGGACCCACGTGCAGGCAG GGACCGTCCCCAAGCCCACCCTCTGGGCTGAGCCAGGCTCTGTGATCACCCAGGGGAGTCCCGTGACCCTCAGGTGCCAGGGGAGCCTGGAAGCCCAGGAGTACCGTCTATATcgagaaaaaaaagcagcaaccTGGATTAGGCAGATCCCACAGGAGCTTGTGAAGAAGGGCCAGTTCCCCATCCAGTCCATTGCCGGGGAACACACAGGGCAGTATCGCTGTCGGTATAATGGACGCACTAACTGGTCAGAGCCCAGTGACCCCCTGGAGCTGGTGATGACAG GTCTCTACCGCAAACCCACCctctcagccctgcccagccctgtggtGACCCCAGGAGGAAATGTGACCCTCCAGTGTGGCTCACTGGTGGCATTTGATGGGTTTGCTCTGCACAATCAAGGAGAAGATGAACACCCACAACGCCTGAACTCCCAGCCCCATGCCCGTTGGTCATCCCAGGCCGTCTACTCCGTGGGCCCCGTGAGCCCCAGTCGCAGGTGGACGTACAGGTGCTATGGTTATTACTCTCACTCTCCCTATGTGTGGTCTTCACCCAGTGATGTCCTGGAGCTCCTGGTCCCAG GTGTTTCTGAGAAGCCATCACTCTCAGTGCAGCCGGGTCCTGTCGTGGCCCCTGGGGAGACCCTGACCCTCCAGTGTGGCTCTGATGTCGGCTACGACAGGTTCGCTCTGTTCAAGGATTGGGGACCTGACCTCCTCCAGCGCCCTGGCCGGCAGCTCCAGGCTGGGCTCTCCCAGGCCAACTTCACCCTGAGCTCTGTGAGCCACTCCCACGGGGGCCAGTACAGATGCTCCGGTGCCCACAATCTCTCCTCTGAGTGGTCGGCCCCCAGTGACCCCCTGGACATCCTGATCGCAG GACAGATCCCTGACACACCCTCCCTCTCAGTGCAGCCGGGCCGCATGGTGGCCTCAGGAGAGGACGTGACCCTGCTGTGTCAGTCACAGTGGTGGATGGACACTTTCCTTCTGACCAAGGAGGGAGCAGCTGATGCCCCCCAGCGTCTAAGATCAAGGAATGAATCTGATAAGTACCAGGCTGAATTCCCCATGAGTCCTGTGACCTCAGTCCATGCAGGGACCTACAGGTGCTACGGCTCATACAGCTCCATCCCCTACCTGCTGTCTCACCCCAGTGAGCCCCTGGAGCTCGTGGTCTCAG GAGCAGCTGAGACCCTCAGCCCATCACAAAACAAGTCTGACTCCAAGGATG CCTCACAGCCCCAGGATTACAAAGTGGGGAATCTCATCCGCATGGGCATGGCTGGCTTGGTCCTGGTGATCCTCGGCATTCTGCTATTTGAGGCTCAGCACAGCCAGA AGCCCCCAGGATGCAGCCCGGAGGTGAACAGCAGAGAAGATAGTGCAGCCTTCAGAGTGCTGGAGCCTTGGGAACAGATCTGA